One window of the Streptobacillus ratti genome contains the following:
- a CDS encoding TrmH family RNA methyltransferase gives MKDVIVSTDNRYYKLIKKLNDKKYRDESGVFLAEGEKFLEEKNNFSKVIVKESKYTYYENKYNISKYENLTVLSDKLFDSISTQTNSQGILFIYSKHLSNLSELSGDLIILDAIQDPGNIGTIIRTLVATNYRTLILTKSSVDVYSPKVVRATMGGIFNVNIIYEEKENIIEFLKDNGYNIISTALSKESVDYREVELKKDKNAYIFGNEGGGVSNEFLDISHQKAIIPIYGKIESLNVSIALGVFLYKMRERD, from the coding sequence ATGAAAGATGTAATAGTAAGTACAGATAATAGATATTATAAGCTGATAAAAAAATTGAATGATAAAAAATATAGAGATGAATCAGGAGTATTTTTGGCTGAGGGAGAAAAATTTTTAGAAGAAAAGAATAATTTTTCTAAAGTTATAGTAAAGGAAAGTAAATATACATATTATGAAAATAAGTATAATATATCTAAATATGAAAATTTAACAGTACTTTCTGATAAATTATTTGATAGTATAAGTACTCAAACTAATAGCCAAGGAATATTGTTTATATATTCTAAACATCTATCTAATTTATCTGAATTATCAGGAGATTTAATTATTTTAGATGCAATACAAGATCCAGGGAATATTGGTACTATTATTAGAACATTAGTAGCTACTAATTATCGCACACTTATATTAACTAAATCATCAGTTGATGTTTACTCTCCAAAAGTTGTTAGAGCAACTATGGGTGGAATATTTAATGTAAATATTATATACGAAGAAAAAGAGAATATTATTGAGTTTTTAAAGGATAATGGATATAACATAATTTCTACGGCATTAAGTAAAGAAAGTGTGGATTATAGGGAAGTTGAGTTAAAAAAAGATAAAAACGCATATATTTTTGGTAATGAGGGTGGAGGAGTTTCTAATGAATTTTTAGATATTTCACATCAAAAAGCAATAATACCTATATATGGTAAAATTGAATCTTTAAATGTATCTATAGCATTAGGTGTTTTCCTTTATAAGATGAGAGAACGTGATTAA
- the adhP gene encoding alcohol dehydrogenase AdhP, translating to MRAVVVNKESTGVEIVEKVLRPLKAGEALVDVEYCGVCHTDLHVAHGDFGKVSGRVLGHEGIGIVREVAEGVTSLVPGDRVSIAWFFEGCGRCEYCVTGNETLCQSVKNAGYSADGGMAEECIVTADYAVKVPEGLDPAQASSITCAGVTTYKAIKVGRPQPGQWVVIWGAGGLGNLAVQYAKKVFNARVIAVDINDDKLALAKEVGADYVINGLKEDPVKKIMELTEIGAHISVVTAVSKVAFNQAIDSARPAGRVVAVGLPSETMDVSIVATVLKGIEIIGSLVGTREDLKEAFDFGAMGLVVPVVQTRPVEDALDIFDEMEKGTIQGRMVIDFRKHDCGCGCKH from the coding sequence ATGAGAGCAGTAGTAGTTAATAAAGAATCAACTGGTGTTGAAATAGTTGAAAAAGTATTAAGACCATTAAAAGCAGGAGAAGCTTTAGTAGATGTTGAATATTGTGGAGTTTGTCATACAGATTTACACGTTGCACATGGAGATTTTGGTAAAGTATCTGGAAGAGTATTAGGACATGAGGGAATAGGAATAGTAAGAGAAGTTGCAGAAGGTGTTACTTCATTAGTTCCTGGAGATAGAGTTTCTATAGCATGGTTCTTTGAAGGATGCGGAAGATGTGAATACTGTGTTACAGGAAATGAAACTTTATGTCAATCAGTTAAAAATGCTGGATATTCAGCAGATGGTGGAATGGCTGAAGAATGTATAGTTACAGCTGATTATGCAGTTAAAGTTCCTGAAGGATTAGATCCAGCACAAGCAAGTTCAATTACATGTGCAGGAGTTACTACATATAAGGCGATTAAAGTAGGAAGACCTCAACCTGGTCAATGGGTAGTAATTTGGGGAGCAGGAGGACTTGGAAACTTAGCAGTTCAATATGCTAAAAAAGTATTTAATGCTCGTGTAATAGCAGTAGATATTAATGATGATAAATTAGCTTTAGCTAAAGAAGTTGGTGCTGATTATGTAATTAATGGATTAAAAGAAGATCCAGTTAAGAAAATCATGGAATTAACAGAAATCGGAGCACATATTTCAGTTGTTACTGCTGTATCTAAAGTTGCTTTCAACCAAGCAATAGATTCTGCTAGACCAGCTGGAAGAGTAGTTGCAGTAGGATTACCATCTGAAACTATGGATGTTTCAATTGTTGCAACAGTATTAAAAGGAATAGAAATTATTGGTTCATTAGTTGGAACAAGAGAAGATCTTAAAGAAGCATTTGATTTTGGAGCTATGGGACTTGTAGTACCAGTAGTTCAAACTAGACCAGTTGAGGATGCTTTAGACATTTTTGATGAAATGGAAAAAGGAACTATTCAAGGACGTATGGTTATTGATTTCAGAAAACATGACTGTGGATGTGGATGCAAACATTAA
- a CDS encoding ABC transporter ATP-binding protein: protein MSYIKIENLKKKYIIGENEIIANNDINFEINKGEFVVILGSSGAGKSTLLNILGGMDIADSGNIFIDNKNIAKYTKEELTKYRRNDVGFVFQFYNLLPNLTAKENVELASELVKENIDVTEVLKDVGLENRMNNFPSQLSGGEQQRVSIARAIAKKPKILLCDEPTGALDFNTGKQVLNILSNLSLKKNVTVIVVTHNSEIAKIADKVIHMQDAKVKEILINENKIDVSEIKW, encoded by the coding sequence ATGAGTTATATTAAAATTGAAAATCTTAAAAAGAAATATATAATTGGAGAAAATGAGATAATTGCAAATAATGATATAAATTTTGAGATAAATAAAGGTGAATTTGTTGTAATACTTGGATCTTCTGGTGCAGGAAAATCAACTTTATTAAATATTTTAGGTGGAATGGATATAGCTGATTCAGGGAATATATTTATAGATAATAAAAATATTGCTAAATATACTAAAGAAGAATTAACAAAATATAGAAGAAACGATGTAGGGTTTGTATTTCAATTCTATAATCTATTACCTAATTTAACGGCTAAAGAAAATGTTGAATTAGCTTCAGAATTAGTAAAAGAAAATATAGATGTTACAGAAGTTCTTAAAGATGTAGGACTTGAAAATAGAATGAATAATTTCCCATCACAATTATCTGGTGGAGAACAACAGAGGGTTTCTATTGCAAGAGCAATTGCTAAAAAACCTAAAATATTATTATGTGATGAACCAACAGGAGCTTTAGACTTTAATACAGGTAAACAAGTACTTAATATATTATCTAATTTGAGTTTAAAAAAGAATGTTACAGTAATTGTGGTAACACATAATTCTGAAATTGCAAAAATTGCTGATAAAGTAATACATATGCAAGATGCTAAAGTAAAAGAGATATTAATAAATGAAAATAAAATAGATGTTTCTGAAATAAAATGGTAA
- a CDS encoding CBASS cGAMP-activated phospholipase, which translates to MRILSLDGGGLKGIYTIMMLDKIEKDFNISYHEYFDIIIGTSTGSIIATLLALGVKPKEILKIYNDCYKEIFGKKSTNKKPLFGSLYENANLENAVKKYVGNLSYDDLKTKLIIPSVNLSDSKINIVKSYDEVMKNKNEQFTLKDAIISSASAPGYFSPHIFKNKMYVDGALFSNNPALIGLSESFNLGVNELKEVKILSLGTGTEKIKFNKSDISNANIKKIFKINSFLDNMVMKFLKVDEKDSGLISMAFPLIKTTMKTSVENTEYILSKILDKKNYVRINDMSNELKIDEIPTELIKKIDEYYINNHYSNLKIFFEEELSELEIISKKSWFKRQMYILAEKIRKFSMN; encoded by the coding sequence ATGAGAATATTGAGTTTAGACGGTGGAGGATTAAAAGGTATATATACAATAATGATGTTAGATAAAATAGAGAAAGATTTTAATATAAGTTATCATGAATATTTTGACATTATTATAGGGACAAGTACAGGATCTATTATTGCAACATTATTAGCTTTAGGTGTTAAACCTAAGGAAATATTAAAGATATATAATGATTGTTATAAAGAAATATTTGGTAAAAAATCCACTAATAAAAAACCTTTATTTGGTTCGTTATATGAAAATGCAAATTTAGAAAATGCAGTAAAAAAATATGTTGGTAATTTAAGTTATGATGATTTAAAAACAAAATTAATTATACCAAGTGTTAATTTAAGTGATTCAAAAATTAATATTGTTAAAAGTTATGATGAGGTTATGAAAAATAAAAATGAACAATTTACTTTAAAAGATGCTATAATATCTTCAGCTTCTGCACCAGGGTATTTTTCACCACATATATTTAAGAATAAAATGTATGTAGATGGAGCTTTATTTTCAAATAATCCAGCATTAATAGGTTTATCAGAATCATTTAATTTAGGAGTAAATGAATTAAAAGAAGTGAAAATACTTTCTCTTGGTACAGGGACAGAAAAAATAAAATTTAATAAATCAGATATTTCTAATGCGAATATAAAAAAAATATTTAAGATTAATTCATTTTTAGATAATATGGTAATGAAATTTTTAAAAGTTGATGAAAAAGATTCTGGATTAATTTCAATGGCTTTTCCATTAATTAAAACTACAATGAAAACATCAGTAGAAAATACAGAATATATTTTAAGTAAAATTTTGGATAAAAAAAATTATGTAAGAATTAATGATATGTCTAATGAATTAAAGATAGATGAGATACCTACAGAATTAATAAAAAAAATAGATGAATATTACATTAATAATCATTACTCTAATTTAAAAATATTTTTTGAAG